In Solirubrobacterales bacterium, the following are encoded in one genomic region:
- a CDS encoding potassium channel family protein has protein sequence MRTGAAFSRWEHRYGVVLLLILSSLVFMLASSDEDWARLVAIALQGATLIAALSASQAPRVIARPATIIVMLAVLGSAAALIGFGQFGTTAGRLVSALLIALAPVAIATGVLRDVRTEGTVTLHTMFGVLCIYLLIGMLFAFADGLVGDALSEPFFASRINADISDYLYFSFATLTTVGYGDLTAATDVGRSMAIAEALIGQIYLVTVVAVIVGNLSRRRA, from the coding sequence ATGCGGACGGGCGCCGCCTTCAGCCGCTGGGAGCACCGGTATGGGGTGGTCCTGCTACTGATCCTCTCCTCGCTTGTCTTCATGCTCGCCTCTTCAGATGAGGACTGGGCTCGGCTGGTGGCGATAGCTCTTCAGGGAGCCACCCTGATCGCCGCCCTGTCCGCGTCACAAGCTCCCCGCGTGATCGCCAGGCCGGCGACGATCATCGTGATGCTCGCGGTGCTGGGCTCAGCCGCAGCGCTGATCGGGTTCGGCCAGTTCGGCACCACGGCAGGGCGGTTGGTCTCCGCGCTCCTGATCGCCCTCGCTCCGGTGGCGATCGCCACGGGAGTGCTCCGCGATGTGCGCACGGAGGGCACCGTGACGCTGCACACGATGTTCGGGGTGCTCTGCATCTACCTGCTGATCGGGATGCTGTTCGCGTTTGCCGACGGCCTGGTGGGCGACGCGCTGTCAGAGCCGTTCTTTGCCTCGCGCATCAACGCGGACATCTCCGACTACCTGTATTTCAGCTTCGCCACGCTGACCACCGTCGGGTACGGCGACCTCACGGCGGCCACCGACGTGGGACGCTCCATGGCGATCGCAGAGGCACTCATCGGACAGATCTACCTGGTCACGGTCGTGGCGGTGATCGTCGGCAACCTCAGCCGGCGCCGGGCCTGA
- the glnA gene encoding type I glutamate--ammonia ligase — protein sequence MSTTAIPHTPLTVQRFADTAEPEARHVFEMAGKHGVRMVDFKFTDLPGTWQHVSLSIHGLEPEAFEEGLGFDGSSIRGFQEISESDMILIPDPSTAVIDPFHEQPTMSIICNVFDPITREPYSRDPRYIAQKAEGYLLETGIADTCFMGPEAEFFIFDHVAFDQTVNKAFYEVDSEQGFWNRGAGFGKGATNGAGGNLGYTLRPQEGYFPAPPGDTHSDLRARMVVVMEDMGIPCEFHHHEVSAGGQAEIDLRYDRMLRMGDKMQTYKYVVKNVAHQAGKSATFMPKPLFEENASGMHIHQSLFAGGENVMYDFNGYGLLSREALNYIGGLLEHGRALMAFCAPTTNSYRRLVPGYEAPVNLAYSQRNRSAACRIPVYSAAPKAKRVEFRPPDPTANPYLACSALLMAGLDGIQKRIDPGLPVDRDLFELPEEELAKIGKVPGSLDEAIDALEADLEFLLKGGVFTEDLIETWIDYKRAQECDPVRIRPHPWEFALYYDV from the coding sequence GTGAGCACCACAGCGATCCCCCACACCCCGCTGACCGTCCAGCGCTTCGCCGACACGGCCGAGCCCGAGGCACGACACGTGTTCGAGATGGCGGGCAAGCACGGGGTGCGGATGGTGGACTTCAAGTTCACCGACCTCCCAGGCACCTGGCAGCACGTCTCGCTGTCGATCCACGGGCTCGAGCCGGAGGCGTTCGAGGAGGGCCTCGGCTTCGACGGCTCCTCGATCCGGGGCTTCCAGGAGATCTCGGAGTCGGACATGATCCTGATCCCGGATCCCTCCACCGCGGTGATCGACCCCTTCCACGAGCAGCCGACCATGTCGATCATCTGCAACGTCTTCGACCCGATCACCAGGGAGCCATACTCGCGCGACCCGCGCTACATCGCCCAGAAGGCCGAGGGCTACCTGCTCGAGACGGGGATCGCAGACACCTGCTTCATGGGGCCCGAAGCCGAGTTCTTCATCTTCGACCACGTGGCTTTCGATCAGACCGTCAACAAGGCCTTCTACGAAGTCGATTCCGAGCAGGGGTTCTGGAACCGCGGCGCGGGCTTCGGCAAGGGGGCCACTAACGGCGCAGGAGGCAACCTCGGGTACACGCTGCGCCCCCAGGAGGGCTACTTCCCGGCCCCGCCGGGCGACACCCACTCCGACCTCCGCGCCCGCATGGTGGTCGTGATGGAGGACATGGGCATTCCGTGCGAGTTCCACCACCACGAGGTCTCGGCCGGCGGCCAGGCGGAGATCGATCTCAGGTACGACCGGATGCTACGCATGGGCGACAAGATGCAGACCTACAAGTACGTGGTCAAGAACGTCGCGCACCAGGCGGGCAAGTCCGCCACCTTCATGCCCAAGCCGCTGTTCGAGGAGAACGCGTCCGGGATGCACATCCACCAGTCGCTGTTCGCGGGCGGCGAGAACGTGATGTACGACTTCAACGGCTACGGCCTGCTGTCCCGCGAGGCCCTCAACTACATCGGCGGCCTGCTCGAGCACGGGCGGGCCCTGATGGCGTTCTGCGCCCCGACCACCAACTCGTACCGCCGGCTGGTGCCGGGATACGAGGCGCCCGTGAACCTCGCCTACAGCCAGCGAAACCGCTCTGCGGCCTGCCGGATCCCGGTCTACTCGGCGGCGCCGAAGGCGAAGCGGGTCGAGTTCCGCCCGCCCGATCCGACAGCCAACCCGTACCTGGCCTGCTCGGCGCTGCTGATGGCCGGACTGGACGGGATCCAGAAGCGGATCGACCCGGGCCTGCCGGTCGACAGGGACCTGTTCGAGCTCCCCGAGGAGGAGCTCGCCAAGATCGGCAAGGTCCCGGGCTCTCTGGACGAGGCGATCGACGCGCTCGAGGCCGACCTCGAGTTCCTGCTCAAGGGCGGCGTCTTCACCGAGGACCTGATCGAGACCTGGATCGACTACAAGCGCGCGCAGGAGTGCGACCCGGTCCGCATCCGTCCGCACCCCTGGGAGTTCGCGCTGTACTACGACGTCTGA